TTCTGGGTTATGGCTTTCTTGCCATGGTAGACCCCATTTGTTTAATGCATCCATAAATGGATCTGGATCGAATTCTTCTACGTTCCAGACACCTGGTTTTTGCCATTGACCGTTCATAACAAGCATTGCACCGATCATTGCTGGTACGCCAGTTGTGTAAGAAATCGCTTGAGAACCAACTTCGTTATAGCACGCTTCGTGGTCACATACGTTATACACGTAGTACGTTTTTTCCTTGCCATCTTTTAAACCACGGATAATACAGCCGATATTTGTTTTACCTTTTGTACGTGGTCCTAATGATGCTGGATCTGGTAATACGGCTTTCAAGAAGTGGATTGGCTGAATCATTTGCCCTTCGAATTCGATTGGTTCAATTGAAGTCATGCCTACATTCTCTAATACTTTTAAGTGTGTTAAGTATTTTTCAGAGAATGTCATCCAGAATCGAATTTGCTTTAGACCTTTAATGTTTTTAGCAATTGATTCTAATTCTTCATGGTATAATAGGTAAATATCTTTTGGCCCGATTTCTGGTAAGTTATACACTTCTTTTTTCTCAAGTGGTGCTGTTTCAATCCACTCGCCTTCTTTCCAGTAACGACCATTCGCTGTAATTTCGCGAATATTGATTTCTGGATTGAAGTTTGTTGCGAAATGATAACCGTGGTCACCAGCATTGGCATCTACGATATCGATATAGTGGATTTCGTCGAATTCATGTTTTTGAGCATGTGCTGTGAAAACGCCTGTTACACCAGGGTCAAAACCACTACCAAGTAATGCCGTTAAGCCAGCTTTTTCAAACTTCTCTTTATAAGCCCATTGCCATTTATATTCAAATTTTGCCGTTTCAGGTGGCTCGTAGTTTGCAGTATCCACATAGTGCACACCTGTCGCTAAGCAAGCATCCATAATCGTTAAGTCCTGATAAGGTAACGCTACGTTAATGACAACATCTGGTCCGAAACTTTTAATAAGTTCGATTAATTCATCTGTATTGTCAGCGTCTACCTGTGCAGTATGAATCTTTGTTTTTCCGCCGTCTAGTTTTTCTTTTAGAGCGTCACATTTTGAAACAGTTCTACTTGCGATACAAATTTCCTCAAATACGTCCGAATTTTGAACACACTTGTGTACCACAACACTGGCTACTCCGCCAGCTCCTATAATCAATGCTTTACCCAATTGTCTACCCCCAAGTTCATATAAAGTATTGTCAAACAAGCTGATTATACAGAAAATTGATTTACTACTCAATCATTGTTTTTAAATTTCTACAAAAAATTTTTTATTTCAACATTTATTAGCCGTAATTAGAGGGGGATACCCCGATAGCTGAGCACCTAACGCGTAAAAATCCACTGCGTATTCTGGCCTGCACGACATAGGTTACAAAAACGCTCATAGTTGAGTTATTGGGTTATGCTTTAGCGTAGATAGCAGAAGTCTCCATGGATTTTTACTTGGTAGTCATGCACCTTAAATTGTTTAAAAATTGTTTGAGTGACTGGCACTCAAAGGTGGGGTTCTGCATCGCCCCATAAATAAAAAATAATGATTAACAGCGTACTTAATAATCCCATCACGAGGCCATAGGTGCTGAAGGCCACTTGCACTTGACTTTGCACAGCATAAATAAAAATGGCTCCAAGTGTTAATAAATTGCCCATAATAAGTAATAACAGATGAAAACGTTTATTCATAGCAAGCCCCTCCTAAAATAAAATTTACTTGCCCCAAAGATGAAAATATTTTACTTCAATTATCTCATAATTCAGAAAAAATATCCAAATAATAACTATTATTATGTGAAAAAGTTTGAAAGATGGAGGAATTTATCTAAATTTCGTATGGAAATAATGGTTATTTTTCTATGAATGATGAATGGCCTTTTGAAGCTGACGTTGCAATGCGCTTGAAACCGATTATTTTTCATGGTGTTGCAAGTAGGCTGACATTATTTATATTAAAAAAACAGCATAAGAATGCATTGGTTTTATGATTATTGCTGTTTTTCGCTCTAAAGATGGTAAACTACCAATATGAAAGCTCTTTGGTGAAGGTGAGGATTTTATCGTGATCAATCAATTTAATGAACAAGTACAACAAATAAATGAATTATTTGTCAGTGGACAAGTGAAAGAAAGCTATACCTTGGCGAAGGCATTATTAAAGAACGAATTATTTGAAGCGGATGATTCTTTTCCTATTATTCAACAGCATGTGGCACTTTTAGAGGCTAATGGCTATGCTACTATGCCAGTCCACACTGCAGATAATGTGAAGCAAAGTGTCGAACGTGCGGATGGATCGTATCCAGAGCGTGATGCCCTTAGTGCCTATATTGGCAGTCAGGACGATGAGCAATTTGGTCGAGTGGTAGATGAATTATTAGCAGGGTCTATCGAAGCGCAAGCAAATGCTTACTATACAATGGCTGAATATTTTGTACTCGCAAAAGAGCCTGATAAAGCAATGGTACAATATGCGGAAGCGATTAAATTACAACCGAATATAGCACTGTATTGGGGAGCATTTGCGCAATTTATTAATCATATGGAAGCGAGCCCGTATTTGGCACTTCGTCTCATTGAAGAGGCGATTCAGCTAGATGGCATGAATGCTCGTTGGTATTATATTCAAGGGAATATCTTTTTCCAGTTAGTTGCAGCTACCAAAAATTTAAGTTACTTACCGGCACTAGAGGAAGCTTGGTCGAAAGCCAAAAAACGCTGCTCTGCTAAGCAAGTGGCGTTAAAGGTGGACATCGCTAAGTCAGAGGATTTACTAACACAGTGGAAGAAACAAATGCTATAAGGACGAGCTTTTTAATCATAGTATTCCACGGGCGTTTATGCAGGCTTTGCTTGTATATTTATGAATTGTTTGAGTGACTGGCACTTAGTAAATATGCTTAACGACGGGCGTTTCAGTAGATATTTACTTGTATATTTATAAATTTTTTGAGTGGCAGGCACTACATTTCTGTATTTTTATGCTAGAATAGGATTATAAACGGACGTAAGAAGCTTATTTTATTGCATGAAAGAAGTGTTTGTTTGAGTTTATATGTTGCGTATGTATTAGTAGGGCTTGCTATAGCAATGCCTGTAGGTGCCATCACGGTCGAAATGACCAAGCAGGGGCTAAAAAATGGCTTTATGCATGGCTGGGCAGTAGGGCTTGGCGGTATGACGGTTGATGTAGTATTAGTTTTTGCTCTGTATATGGGGCTTGCTTCTATATTAGCTATGCCGCTAATTCAGCTGCCTATGTGGATTATTGGCGCCGGCTTCTTGTTTTTACTTGGGTTAGATTCTATCAAAAATGCCGATCAAGACATTACGCTAGCGGGTGAAAAAGTAACAAAATCATTTTTCACATCGTATCGCAACGGGCTTCTGGTAGCCATTTCGCCAGGAAACCTTGTTTTTTGGGTAAATGTATTCGGTGTAGTTCTAGCAAAATCGTATGACAAAGGAGAGTCAGCAAGTTTCCTAGTAATAGCTGCTGGTATACTTAGCGGTATTTTACTGCACGACATAGGTTTGATGACCATTGTTTCGGTTACACGTAAGGCGATGAGTCGAAAAATGATTAAAACCCTGACAATGATATCAGGCGTGTTATTAATTGGTTTCGCAGGTTACTTTATTTATGAATTTATTCAAGGAATTAAAATGTACAGATAATCGACAAAAGGCATTGAGAAGTAGATTCTCAATGCCTTTTTAGGTTGTCATCATCGTTATGCTGGAATTGTGCGATGTTCCTCAATGCAAGCGATTATTTCTTCCGCTACTTGATGTGCCAAAGTGAGTTCAGAAGTAAAGCCTACACAAGAACAATTCATCTCACCTAAAATATAGCAATCTTCGCCTGCCTCATTTGTATCTAGCATAAAATCGGCTGTCCAAATAAGTGGTAAATCATAATTACCTAATAAGTTGGTAACGAGTGGTAACTGTGTTAAGAAGTTTTGTACAAGTTGTTCCCAATCCTCTGGTTTATCGTAGCGATATTGCGCACCAGAGAAAAGTGTAGCACTAAAGGCATCTTCAGTATCGGCTGGTTTTTTATGTACCACGTGAACTGGTTTGTCACGCAACATAAATAAGCGGATTTCGCCTTCAGTAATACGAGGAAGGAAACGCATATCAATTAACATTCCATTTGTGCCAGTAATGTACTGCTCACAAAACGTCATAAATGCACCTAGCTCCCAATACTCTACATGATTATCTTTTGCTTCAGTACATTTAATTTTGGCATCAAGAGGTACTTCTGTTATGCCAGCAGCAAGGGGCTCGACTAATTTTACTCGCCAAATACCTTCGCCAGTTGAACCTCGATTTTGTTTTAAGACACGTTCCGTTAGTGCAAGGGAAGTAGGGAATTGTGCTTTAAATGCCTCAATCGTGTAATAAGCAAATGTATCATCTGGTACTAAATTGGTAGACACTAATTTCGATAATACATCTTTCGAACCGTAGCCAATCATTGCATCCGGATGAGGCATGCCAATCACACCTGCTGCACATAACTCTCGTAGCATTTCGAAATATTCTTCCTCATGTTCTAAATTACCAGGATTAATGCGAGATACATAGGAAACGCCATTTTCTTTTACGTAGTCAAAAATTTCGTCCTTTTTTGTTACCTCAAAAAATATTACTTCCGCATCTTGTCCACGTTGTTTAAGTGCATTGACCATCGGCATTGTATCAAGTCTGTAGCCGTCAGGTCCCTTGTCAGTGCCGCCTTGTACTTCGAAGAAAATAACTTTTTTATTCATATATAGCCTCCTTAACTTCTTGATATTTTTTAGTATACTGGACAAACAAGGAGAAAAGATATACGAAATATGTAAATTTTATATATAATTTCATGGTGAAAATGTTCTCGTATAGTAGTTTACGACTAATTATTTTTTGAATAATCAAATTTCGGAGTTATTTACTATTAAACTGGCTTTAAATTACAATTCTAAGTTTTTCTTCTTAAACACTGTAAGATATAAAATCATGCATAGAATCAGTAATGTGCCAATCATTTGGAAGCCCCCAAATGGAATTTGCAGCCAAAAAACACTTGTGATGACGGCCATTAAAGGTTCCAAACTACCAAGTAAGCTTGTTTCTTTTGGGGATAGGTAATGCAAACTGGCAATATAAAACCAAAATGCAAGCATCGTACCAAAAATAATGATAAAGAAAAAATAAGCAGTAGTCGCAAATGTCCAGGTCGATAGCTCAATGTGCCATGGTTGATAGAATATGCTCATGGTGACACCCCCAATGAGCATCGCCCAACCGACAACAAGTAAAGAATGGAATTGTTGTAAAAGCGGTACGGCATACAATGTATAAAAAGCGACAGCCAGACCGGATAACACACCCCAAAATACACTCATAAATGGGACAGAAAGCGTGGAAAATGAACCGTTTGTCAGCAATAAAGTCGTACCGATTAGTGTAAGTGATACAGCAATGCCATCTTGTTTGGTGAGTTTACTGTATTTTTTAATAATATAGTAACTGATAATGAAAAGTGGCGCTAAATACTGTAATAAAGTCGCTACAGCAGAATTACCGATTGCAATGGACATCATATATGTATATTGCACAGCAAGCATACCAAGTAGACTAAAGAGAATTTGTCTGAATGCATCTTGCTTTGTTCGCCACATAACAAAAATGGATTGGTGACGATGTGTTATTTTGTAAATGGCGATTAACAAGATACCAGCAACAAGCAGCCTGCTCGATACGAGCCAACCAAC
This genomic interval from Lysinibacillus sphaericus contains the following:
- a CDS encoding saccharopine dehydrogenase family protein, producing the protein MGKALIIGAGGVASVVVHKCVQNSDVFEEICIASRTVSKCDALKEKLDGGKTKIHTAQVDADNTDELIELIKSFGPDVVINVALPYQDLTIMDACLATGVHYVDTANYEPPETAKFEYKWQWAYKEKFEKAGLTALLGSGFDPGVTGVFTAHAQKHEFDEIHYIDIVDANAGDHGYHFATNFNPEINIREITANGRYWKEGEWIETAPLEKKEVYNLPEIGPKDIYLLYHEELESIAKNIKGLKQIRFWMTFSEKYLTHLKVLENVGMTSIEPIEFEGQMIQPIHFLKAVLPDPASLGPRTKGKTNIGCIIRGLKDGKEKTYYVYNVCDHEACYNEVGSQAISYTTGVPAMIGAMLVMNGQWQKPGVWNVEEFDPDPFMDALNKWGLPWQESHNPELLDLEIEAKESSR
- a CDS encoding LysE family transporter, which encodes MSLYVAYVLVGLAIAMPVGAITVEMTKQGLKNGFMHGWAVGLGGMTVDVVLVFALYMGLASILAMPLIQLPMWIIGAGFLFLLGLDSIKNADQDITLAGEKVTKSFFTSYRNGLLVAISPGNLVFWVNVFGVVLAKSYDKGESASFLVIAAGILSGILLHDIGLMTIVSVTRKAMSRKMIKTLTMISGVLLIGFAGYFIYEFIQGIKMYR
- a CDS encoding Cj0069 family protein; this translates as MNKKVIFFEVQGGTDKGPDGYRLDTMPMVNALKQRGQDAEVIFFEVTKKDEIFDYVKENGVSYVSRINPGNLEHEEEYFEMLRELCAAGVIGMPHPDAMIGYGSKDVLSKLVSTNLVPDDTFAYYTIEAFKAQFPTSLALTERVLKQNRGSTGEGIWRVKLVEPLAAGITEVPLDAKIKCTEAKDNHVEYWELGAFMTFCEQYITGTNGMLIDMRFLPRITEGEIRLFMLRDKPVHVVHKKPADTEDAFSATLFSGAQYRYDKPEDWEQLVQNFLTQLPLVTNLLGNYDLPLIWTADFMLDTNEAGEDCYILGEMNCSCVGFTSELTLAHQVAEEIIACIEEHRTIPA
- a CDS encoding DMT family transporter, with the protein product MNQQHKKNRAFGFMLVILGASFWGIGGTVAQKLFQQEHIEVGWLVSSRLLVAGILLIAIYKITHRHQSIFVMWRTKQDAFRQILFSLLGMLAVQYTYMMSIAIGNSAVATLLQYLAPLFIISYYIIKKYSKLTKQDGIAVSLTLIGTTLLLTNGSFSTLSVPFMSVFWGVLSGLAVAFYTLYAVPLLQQFHSLLVVGWAMLIGGVTMSIFYQPWHIELSTWTFATTAYFFFIIIFGTMLAFWFYIASLHYLSPKETSLLGSLEPLMAVITSVFWLQIPFGGFQMIGTLLILCMILYLTVFKKKNLEL